From Ipomoea triloba cultivar NCNSP0323 chromosome 5, ASM357664v1, the proteins below share one genomic window:
- the LOC116020706 gene encoding germin-like protein subfamily 1 member 13 has translation MALRFLLVAIGVMALASSFANASDPSPLQDFCVAIDDPKGALFVNGKFCKNPDDVNADDFLFRGLNKPGDTSNPLGSKVSAVNVANITGLNTLGISLARIDFAPYGLNPPHTHPRATEVLAVLEGTLYVGFVLSNPPPGMKNKLFTKTLYPGDVFVFPEGLIHFQFNVGKTKAVAFAGLSSQNPGVITIANAVFGSDPPINPYVLTKAFQVDDKVIKYLQSQFWYDNN, from the exons ATGGCTCTTAGGTTTCTTTTGGTCGCCATTGGCGTTATGGCTTTGGCATCATCATTTGCCAATGCATCAGATCCCTCCCCTTTGCAGGATTTCTGTGTTGCAATTGATGATCCCAAGGGTGCTT TGTTCGTGAATGGAAAGTTTTGCAAGAATCCGGATGATGTCAATGCTGATGACTTCCTTTTTCGGGGTCTTAATAAGCCTGGAGACACGTCCAATCCGCTTGGTTCTAAGGTCTCAGCCGTGAATGTGGCCAATATAACAGGTCTAAATACTCTCGGCATTTCACTGGCTCGTATTGATTTTGCACCCTATGGCCTCAACCCTCCCCACACCCACCCTAGAGCAACTGAAGTCCTCGCTGTCTTGGAGGGCACCCTCTACGTTGGATTCGTTCTTTCTAACCCACCACCAGGAATGAAGAACAAGCTTTTTACAAAGACATTATACCCCGGAGATGTTTTTGTGTTCCCAGAAGGCCTCATTCATTTCCAATTCAACGTAGGGAAAACTAAAGCCGTTGCATTTGCTGGTTTGAGTAGCCAAAATCCAGGAGTGATTACTATTGCTAATGCTGTCTTCGGTTCTGATCCACCAATCAATCCATATGTTCTCACTAAAGCCTTCCAAGTTGACGACAAAGTGATTAAATATCTTCAATCACAATTTTGGTACGACAACAACTAG